Proteins encoded by one window of Chryseobacterium foetidum:
- a CDS encoding exopolysaccharide biosynthesis polyprenyl glycosylphosphotransferase, with protein sequence MIIVLLDLLVLASVFIFFYVSRNSELIHNAHLWYENSFPLLLLISFWLLLSGRTKIYNIPRNLTYTLFTERIIAQFILFVIGLVLIRKVSDNQFFSSELAWLSLYLFVFVMISKSIIYFGIKYLRSRGVNNRNIMFLEENASTEVLKNFLKERKDFGYRIFDFKPSLVPHEITSFWKKNGIHTVFIPTQNSIDKKTEEAVFKLAEENKVNVTMVPSISQNEFFLYDLEYIKTQPVLKQTKYPLDYFSNFILKRIFDIVFSVFVLLFICSWMFPLIAILIKISSNGPVFFIQKRYGFHEGVFCCLKFRTMVVNEDSSTKTTEKNDKRITKIGKFLRKSSLDELPQFINVLKGEMSVVGPRPHMLAVDNHYRQKIGRYSLRSMVNPGITGLAQVNGLRGDDGNVEVEMNKRVLADAFYVRNWSFVLDLVIILKTVFLIFTGDKKAG encoded by the coding sequence ATGATCATTGTTTTGCTAGACCTTTTGGTTCTGGCTTCGGTGTTCATTTTTTTTTATGTAAGCCGGAATTCAGAGCTGATTCACAATGCACACCTTTGGTATGAAAATTCTTTTCCGCTGTTGCTGCTTATTTCGTTTTGGCTACTTTTAAGCGGACGAACAAAAATTTACAATATTCCCCGAAATTTAACTTATACCTTATTTACAGAGCGAATTATTGCACAATTTATTCTATTTGTCATAGGTTTGGTTCTGATCCGGAAAGTGAGTGACAATCAGTTCTTTAGCAGTGAGTTGGCATGGCTTTCACTGTATTTGTTTGTCTTCGTAATGATTTCAAAATCAATAATTTATTTTGGGATTAAATATTTAAGGTCTCGTGGTGTAAACAACAGAAACATCATGTTTTTAGAAGAAAATGCATCAACTGAGGTCTTGAAAAACTTTTTGAAAGAAAGAAAAGATTTTGGATACAGGATTTTTGATTTTAAACCATCTTTAGTTCCTCATGAAATTACTTCATTTTGGAAAAAAAACGGAATTCATACAGTCTTTATTCCCACTCAAAACTCAATAGATAAGAAGACAGAAGAGGCTGTTTTTAAACTCGCCGAAGAAAATAAGGTGAATGTTACAATGGTACCTTCAATTTCTCAGAATGAGTTTTTTCTCTACGACCTCGAATACATCAAAACACAGCCTGTTTTAAAGCAGACAAAATATCCTTTAGACTATTTTTCAAATTTTATTCTCAAACGGATTTTCGATATTGTTTTTTCGGTCTTTGTTTTGCTATTCATCTGTTCGTGGATGTTTCCTCTAATAGCCATTTTAATTAAAATTTCCTCAAATGGTCCGGTTTTTTTTATCCAAAAGAGATATGGTTTTCATGAAGGGGTTTTTTGTTGCCTGAAATTCAGAACGATGGTGGTAAATGAAGATTCATCCACCAAAACGACTGAAAAGAATGACAAAAGAATTACAAAAATTGGAAAGTTTCTGAGAAAATCAAGCCTTGATGAGTTGCCTCAATTTATCAATGTTTTGAAAGGCGAGATGTCTGTAGTAGGGCCAAGGCCACACATGCTTGCGGTTGACAACCATTACAGGCAGAAAATTGGAAGATACAGTCTTCGGAGCATGGTCAATCCTGGAATTACAGGTCTTGCTCAGGTCAACGGTCTTCGTGGTGACGATGGAAATGTAGAAGTTGAAATGAATAAAAGAGTTTTGGCGGATGCTTTTTATGTGAGAAACTGGAGTTTTGTACTGGATCTTGTAATTATCCTGAAAACCGTTTTTCTCATTTTTACAGGAGATAAAAAAGCGGGTTGA
- a CDS encoding 7-carboxy-7-deazaguanine synthase QueE, translating into MDLVEDILLKEGKMLPVMEHFYTIQGEGAHTGKAAYFIRLGGCDVGCHWCDVKESWDPALHPLMNAEEIAETAASHCKIIVLTGGEPLMWNLDVLTGKLKELGCTVHIETSGAYPMSGQLDWITLSPKKTGLPKEEIYQKAHELKVIVFNNNDLKFAEEQAAKVSENCRLYLQSEWSKREEIYPKITGFILANPRWQASVQTHKYLNIP; encoded by the coding sequence ATGGATTTAGTAGAAGATATATTATTAAAAGAAGGTAAAATGCTCCCGGTGATGGAGCATTTTTACACTATTCAGGGGGAAGGTGCGCATACCGGAAAGGCGGCGTACTTCATCAGGCTGGGCGGTTGCGATGTCGGTTGCCATTGGTGTGATGTGAAAGAAAGCTGGGATCCTGCGCTTCACCCTTTAATGAATGCTGAGGAAATTGCAGAAACTGCTGCCAGCCACTGTAAAATTATTGTTTTGACAGGTGGCGAACCATTGATGTGGAATCTGGATGTGTTAACCGGAAAGCTTAAAGAATTGGGCTGCACCGTTCACATCGAAACTTCCGGAGCTTATCCCATGAGTGGACAATTGGATTGGATTACCCTTTCGCCAAAGAAAACCGGCCTTCCAAAAGAGGAGATTTATCAGAAAGCCCATGAATTGAAAGTGATTGTTTTCAATAATAATGATTTGAAATTTGCCGAGGAGCAGGCTGCGAAAGTTTCTGAAAACTGCAGATTATATCTTCAAAGCGAATGGAGCAAGCGTGAGGAAATCTATCCTAAAATCACAGGTTTTATTCTTGCAAATCCCCGTTGGCAGGCATCTGTTCAGACGCATAAATACTTGAATATCCCTTAA